A DNA window from Streptomyces sp. 71268 contains the following coding sequences:
- a CDS encoding S-methyl-5'-thioadenosine phosphorylase codes for MAETQTTAPSVAPKPAPQAEIGVIGGSGFYSFLDDVTENTVDTPYGAPSDSLFLGEVAGRRVAFLPRHGRKHHLPPHRINYRANLWALRSVGVRQVLGPCAVGGLRPEYGPGTLLVPDQIVDRTKARAQTYFDGEPLPDGGPRPNVVHVTFADPYCPQGRLAALKAARGRDWEPVDGGTLVVIEGPRFSTRAESRWHAAQGWSVVGMTGHPEAVLARELELCYTSLTLVTDLDAGTEAGDGVSHEEVMRVFANNLDRLRDVLFDAVAALPDPTERDCVCARAHEGRDLGIELP; via the coding sequence ATGGCCGAGACGCAGACCACAGCACCGTCGGTAGCACCGAAGCCCGCGCCCCAGGCGGAGATCGGGGTGATCGGCGGGTCGGGGTTCTACTCCTTCCTCGACGACGTGACCGAGAACACCGTGGACACGCCCTACGGCGCCCCCAGCGACTCGCTGTTCCTCGGCGAGGTGGCCGGCCGACGCGTCGCCTTCCTGCCGCGCCACGGCCGCAAGCACCACCTGCCGCCGCACCGCATCAACTACCGCGCCAACCTGTGGGCCCTGCGCTCCGTCGGCGTGCGCCAGGTGCTCGGCCCGTGCGCGGTCGGCGGGCTGCGCCCGGAGTACGGACCGGGCACCCTCCTCGTCCCTGACCAGATCGTGGACCGTACGAAGGCGCGGGCGCAGACGTACTTCGACGGCGAGCCCCTCCCCGACGGCGGGCCCCGGCCCAACGTGGTGCACGTGACGTTCGCCGACCCGTACTGTCCGCAGGGGCGCCTCGCGGCGCTCAAGGCGGCGCGCGGGCGCGACTGGGAGCCGGTGGACGGCGGCACGCTCGTCGTCATCGAGGGCCCGCGCTTCTCGACCCGCGCGGAGTCGCGCTGGCACGCGGCGCAGGGCTGGTCGGTGGTGGGCATGACCGGCCACCCGGAGGCCGTGCTCGCCCGCGAACTGGAGCTGTGCTACACGTCGCTGACCCTGGTCACCGACCTGGACGCGGGCACGGAGGCGGGCGACGGCGTCTCCCACGAGGAGGTCATGCGGGTCTTCGCGAACAACCTGGACCGGCTGCGCGACGTCCTCTTCGACGCGGTGGCCGCCCTCCCCGACCCGACCGAACGCGACTGCGTCTGCGCTCGCGCCCACGAGGGGCGCGACCTGGGCATCGAGCTGCCGTAG
- a CDS encoding MFS transporter yields MYAAGKPGYRQLLRTPGAWSFVLPGFAARQPFAMLTIGIVLLIQHTSGSYGIAGAVSATAGVSMAVFAPQGGKLADRFGQAAVLVPGVLTHAASVTLLTVLALGGAPLWALFVAAVPAGASVPQVGPMVRARWAALLGDGGAGASSGGRASLQTTAAAFESVTDEFTFVIGPVLTTALCTGAHPAAGLLAEASLTLVGGLLFAAQRRTQPAPSRPRTPARTARWGARRASAGAGGAEAGGTGTVGAGGAGAPGPRREESGAHRPATSALGVPGVRVLAVVFLGIGSVFGGLQVSLTAFTEEIGQPGINGVLYGVFAAGNMVAGIVCGALSWRRSPQQRLLIAYPLLTLATSALWAVHAVPLLGALGLLVGLCIAPALITGYTLVDALVPATARTEAFTWLTGAVALGQAGAATAAGQLADGFGPSAGFVVPLAGTGLALTTLVLLRGRLATPSTGPVVSGSTRGVGHREAVTVD; encoded by the coding sequence ATCTACGCCGCGGGCAAGCCCGGCTACCGACAGTTGCTGCGCACGCCCGGCGCCTGGTCGTTCGTGCTGCCAGGTTTCGCGGCCCGACAGCCGTTCGCGATGCTCACCATCGGCATCGTCCTGCTCATCCAGCACACCAGCGGCTCCTACGGCATCGCCGGCGCCGTGTCGGCCACGGCCGGCGTCTCGATGGCGGTCTTCGCGCCGCAGGGCGGCAAGCTCGCGGACCGCTTCGGGCAGGCGGCCGTGCTGGTCCCCGGCGTGCTCACGCACGCCGCCTCGGTCACGCTGCTGACCGTGCTCGCGCTCGGCGGCGCGCCCCTGTGGGCGCTGTTCGTGGCCGCGGTGCCGGCCGGCGCCTCGGTTCCCCAGGTCGGGCCCATGGTCCGGGCCCGCTGGGCGGCGCTGCTCGGCGACGGCGGGGCGGGGGCGTCGAGCGGCGGCCGGGCATCGCTCCAGACGACGGCGGCGGCCTTCGAGTCGGTGACGGACGAGTTCACGTTCGTGATCGGCCCGGTGCTCACCACCGCCCTGTGCACCGGCGCGCACCCGGCCGCGGGGCTGCTCGCCGAGGCGTCCCTGACGCTCGTCGGCGGCCTGCTGTTCGCGGCCCAGCGCCGCACCCAGCCCGCGCCGAGCCGCCCGCGTACGCCGGCGCGCACCGCGCGCTGGGGAGCGCGTCGGGCGAGCGCGGGAGCCGGGGGCGCGGAAGCCGGGGGTACGGGGACCGTGGGCGCGGGGGGCGCGGGCGCGCCCGGTCCGCGACGCGAGGAGAGCGGCGCGCACCGGCCGGCCACCTCCGCCCTCGGTGTGCCGGGCGTGCGGGTGCTCGCCGTGGTCTTCCTCGGCATCGGTTCCGTCTTCGGCGGCCTCCAGGTCTCGCTGACAGCCTTCACCGAGGAGATCGGCCAGCCCGGCATCAACGGCGTCCTGTACGGCGTCTTCGCCGCCGGCAACATGGTGGCCGGCATCGTCTGCGGCGCCCTGAGCTGGCGGCGCAGCCCGCAGCAACGGCTGCTGATCGCCTATCCGCTGCTCACCCTGGCCACCTCCGCGCTGTGGGCGGTGCACGCCGTGCCGCTGCTCGGCGCGCTCGGGCTGCTGGTCGGGCTGTGCATCGCGCCGGCGCTGATCACCGGGTACACGCTGGTGGACGCGCTCGTTCCGGCGACCGCGCGCACCGAGGCGTTCACCTGGCTCACCGGCGCGGTGGCGCTCGGCCAGGCCGGCGCCGCGACCGCCGCGGGCCAGCTCGCCGACGGCTTCGGGCCGAGCGCCGGGTTCGTGGTCCCGCTGGCCGGTACGGGGCTCGCGCTGACGACCCTGGTACTGCTCCGCGGGCGCCTCGCCACCCCGTCCACGGGCCCGGTGGTGAGCGGCTCCACACGTGGGGTCGGTCACCGCGAGGCCGTCACGGTGGACTGA
- the mscL gene encoding large conductance mechanosensitive channel protein MscL translates to MSSSATDEKQSVLEGFKAFLMRGNVIDLAVAVVIGAAFTNVVNSVVKGVINPLVGAFGTKDLDRYSSCLKGPCKTNEAGDVVSGVPIMWGTVLSATLTFLITAAVVYFLMMLPMSRYLARKAARDKQAEVEHAEAEASEVELLREIRDVLVAQRGGPASAGQADGGSESGPAPTER, encoded by the coding sequence GTGAGCAGTTCGGCGACCGACGAGAAGCAGAGCGTCCTGGAGGGCTTCAAAGCCTTCCTGATGCGCGGCAACGTCATCGACCTGGCGGTAGCCGTCGTCATCGGTGCCGCGTTCACCAACGTCGTGAACTCGGTGGTGAAGGGCGTCATCAACCCGCTTGTCGGCGCGTTCGGCACCAAGGACCTCGACAGGTACAGCTCCTGTCTCAAGGGCCCGTGCAAGACGAACGAGGCGGGCGACGTGGTCAGCGGTGTCCCCATCATGTGGGGCACCGTGCTCAGCGCCACCCTGACGTTCCTGATCACGGCCGCGGTCGTGTACTTCCTGATGATGCTGCCCATGTCGCGCTACCTGGCGCGGAAGGCGGCCCGGGACAAGCAGGCCGAGGTGGAGCACGCCGAGGCGGAGGCCAGCGAGGTGGAGCTGCTGCGCGAGATCCGCGACGTGCTGGTCGCGCAGCGCGGTGGACCGGCCTCCGCCGGTCAGGCCGACGGTGGTTCGGAGTCGGGGCCGGCGCCGACCGAGCGCTAG
- a CDS encoding FmdB family zinc ribbon protein — protein sequence MPTYQYQCTACGEGLEAVQKFSDEALTECPSCKGRLRKVFSAVGVVFKGSGFYRTDSRSASSSSTPGSSKSTKSGSDSSASSGSSSSSSSSDSSSSSTSSSSSTSTSSTSKPAAAKGSTAA from the coding sequence GTGCCGACCTATCAGTACCAGTGCACCGCCTGCGGCGAGGGCCTTGAAGCGGTGCAGAAGTTCAGCGACGAGGCGCTCACGGAGTGCCCGAGCTGCAAGGGACGCCTGCGGAAGGTGTTCTCCGCGGTCGGCGTCGTGTTCAAGGGCTCCGGCTTCTACCGGACCGACAGCCGCAGCGCCTCCTCCAGCAGCACCCCGGGCTCGTCGAAGTCCACGAAGAGCGGTTCGGACTCGTCCGCTTCGTCGGGCTCCTCGTCCTCGTCTTCGTCGTCCGACTCGTCGTCGTCCTCGACCTCCTCGTCGAGCAGCACGAGCACGTCGAGCACCAGCAAGCCCGCGGCGGCCAAGGGCTCCACGGCCGCCTAA